CTCAAGGGGGTTTTCAAAGAGGCCCAGCAGGACACAAATTCCCCCTTTCTTCAAAGATTCAGCGCTTTGCCGTAAGGTTTTTTCCAGGCCCACGGCTTCGAAGGATCGGTCCACACCCAGCCCTTTGGTTTCCCGGAATATCGTTTCTACCGGGTTTTCTTCCGAAACGTTGATAGCAAGATTAGCCCCCAGGGTAAGGGCCGTATCCAGGCGGTGTCTGAGGACATCAACAATAAAGACTTCACTACAATCGGCGGCTTTCAGAGCCTGGAGTAAGAAAAGGCCGATGCCCCCGGCACCGAAGATGGCTGCGCTCTGCCCCCGCTCCACCTCGGCCTTGCGAACAGCGTGCACGGCTACGGCCAGAGGTTCCAGGAGAGAACCCTCCTCATAGGAGATAAAATCCGGGAGACGGTGAACTCGGTTCTCCGATACAACAAAGTACGGGGTGAATCCTCCCTGACCGATGCTGTATTGATAGGCGATATTCTGGCAGAGATGATATTCTCCCCGCAAACAAAAATAGCATTGGCCGCAGGTGATCACGGGTTCAATCGCCACCCGGTCTCCCGGGGAAACTTTCCTTACGTCCCGACCCCTTTTGATTACTGCTCCGGAAATTTCGTGGCCGATGGCCATGGGAAGTTGAGCGAAGGGATGCTTCCCTTTATAGAGGTGAAGATCACCACCGCAGATACTGCAGGCTTTGACCTTGATTAAGACGTCGTCATCCTTGAGGGAAGGGAGGATTCTGTTTTTAAATTCCACCCGCCCTGGGGCGGTAACGAAAGCCATGGGATATTCATTCATAAAAAATGCCTCCGGCCTTTTTCTGAATGCGGAATTCAGAATGGCGAATTCAGAATTGGATAAAAAAGAGG
This window of the Deltaproteobacteria bacterium genome carries:
- a CDS encoding alcohol dehydrogenase catalytic domain-containing protein — translated: MNEYPMAFVTAPGRVEFKNRILPSLKDDDVLIKVKACSICGGDLHLYKGKHPFAQLPMAIGHEISGAVIKRGRDVRKVSPGDRVAIEPVITCGQCYFCLRGEYHLCQNIAYQYSIGQGGFTPYFVVSENRVHRLPDFISYEEGSLLEPLAVAVHAVRKAEVERGQSAAIFGAGGIGLFLLQALKAADCSEVFIVDVLRHRLDTALTLGANLAINVSEENPVETIFRETKGLGVDRSFEAVGLEKTLRQSAESLKKGGICVLLGLFENPLEVNFPVNLFAQREIQIRGSRGYCGDFQVALELLEKKKVRLKPIISHQLPLGSLEQAFEILLDPNSQANKVVIQL